In the genome of Bradyrhizobium ottawaense, the window GCACCTCGCTGGTGAAGGACGAGCGCAACCTCGACAAGTTCGACCGCGTCTTCGGCACGGTGTTCAAGGGCCTGGAAAACCTGCTCGACGCCATGGAGAAGGCGGAGATCCCCGAGGAGTGGCTGAAGAAGCTCGCCGAAAAATACCTGACTGACGAAGAGAAGAAGCAGATCGAGGCCATGGGCTGGGACAAGCTCATGGAGACCCTGAAGAAGCGCCTCGAAGAGCAGAAGGGGCGGCACCAGGGGGGCTCGAAGTGGATCGGCACCGCCGGCACCTCGCCGTTCGGCGCCCACGGTTACAATCCCGAGGGCGTGCGCATCGGCCAGGAGAAGAACCGCAACAACCGCGCCGTGAAGGTGTGGGACAAGCGCGAGTTCAAGGACCTCGACGGCAATGTCGAGCTCGGCATCCGCAACATCAAGGTGGCGCTGCGCCGCCTGCGCAAATTCGCGCGCACCGGCGCACCCGACGAGCTCGATCTCGACACCACCATCCGCGAGACCGCCAATCACGGCTATCTCGACGTCCACATGCGCCCCGAGCGGCGCAATGCGGTGAAGCTTTTGGTGTTCTTCGACATCGGCGGCTCCATGGACGCGCATATCGAGCAGGTCGAGGAGCTGTTCTCGGCGGCGAAGAGCGAGTTCAAGCACATGGAGTATTTCTACTTCCACAACTGCCTCTATGAGGGCGTGTGGAAGCAGAACAAGCGCCGCTTCACCGACCGCACGCCGACCTGGGACGTGCTGCACAAATACCCGCACGACTACAAGATCGTGTTCGTCGGCGATGCGTCGATGAGCCCGTACGAGATCATGGTGCCCGGCGGCTCGGTCGAGCATGTCAACGAGGAGCCGGGCTCGGTCTGGCTCGACCGCATCATCCGCACCTATCCGCATGCGGTGTGGCTCAATCCGGTCGCTCAGAAGCATTGGGACTATTCGGAATCGACCACCATCATCAAACGCATTTTTGCGAACCGCATGTACCCGATCACGATCGAGGGGCTTGAGGGTGCGATGAAGGAATTGACGCACTAGCTTCTCGTCATTCCGGGGCGCGCGTAGCGCGAACCCGGAATCCATCGGGCCGCAATGTTCGTCGATGAATGGATTCCGGGTTCGATGCTGCGCATCGCCCCGGAATGACGAAAGAAGAGAAGGGAAGACCCATGCCCCAAAACATCACCCGCGGCATCAAGGCGCTGATCGACGAGGCCAATGCCGAGATCGAGACGCTCAACGCCAAGGACGCCATCGAGATCTCCAAGAATGGCGACGTCGTCATCGTCGACATACGCGACCCTCGCGAGATCGAGCGCGACGGTCGCATCCCCGGCGCGTTCGCCTGCACGCGCGGCATGCTGGAATTCTGGATCGACCCGCAGAGTCCCTACGCCAAGCCGGTCTTCCAGGAGGACAAGAAGTTCGTCTTCCACTGCGCCGGGGGCCTGCGCTCCGCACTCGCGGCCAAGACCGCGCAGGACATGGGCCTGAAGCCCGTCGCCCACATCGCCGGCGGCTACGCCGCCTGGCGCGATGCCGGTGGGCCGACGGAAGCGTGGGAGCCGAAGAAGAAGGGGTGAATTGGATACCGCGCGTACCACACACTCCGTCATGGCCGGGCCTGTCCCGGCCATCCACGTTCTTGCTCGCGCGCCGAAAGACGTGGATGCCCGGGACAAGCCCGGGCATGACGACCGACAAAGTTGCCAGAGAGTACATCAATGACTGACACCCCCACCGACCCCCTCGTCTCCACCGAATGGCTCGCCGCCCACATCAACGACGCCAACGTCAAAGTGCTCGACGCCAGCTTCAAGCTGCCGGGCGTGCTGCCGCTGCCGAAGGACGACTATCTCGCCGCGCACCTGCCCGGCGCTGCGTTCTTCGACGTCGATGCGGTGTCGGACCATTCCAACCCGCTGCCGCACATGTATCCGAGCGCCGAGCAGTTCTGCCGTGACATCGGCAATCTCGGCATCTCCAACGCCGACACCGTCGTGCTCTACGATGCCGGCGGCTGGGTCGCCGCACCCCGCGCCTGGTGGATGTTCCTGGCCTTCGGCCATAGCAACGTGCGCATCCTCAATGGCGGCCTGAAGAAGTGGCGCGCCGAGGGGCGAGCGGTCGAGAGCGGCGAGGTGAAGCCGAAGCCAGCGACGTTCAAGGCGAGCTACGATTCAAATCGCGTGCGCAGCATGCAGCAGCTGATCGCCAATGTGGAAAGCCGTGCCGAGCAGGTGATCGACGCGCGCGCCGGCGACCGCTTCGAGGGCCGCGCCCCCGAGCCGCGCGCCGGCATCCGCTCCGGCCACATCCCCGGCGCGCGCAACGTGCCCTACAATCAGCTGTTCGATGCCGCGACCGGCACGATGAAGCCGCTCGAGGACTTGCGCGCCGCCTTCACGAGCGCCGGCGTCAAGCTCGATGCGCCGATCGTGACGAGCTGCGGCTCGGGCGTCTCAGCCGGGGTGCTGACGCTCGCGCTCTATCGCCTTGGGATCACCGACACCGCGCTCTATGACGGCTCGTGGTCGGAATGGGGCCAGGAGGGCGGCCCGGCCATCGCGACCGGGCCGGCGTGAGCGTCACGATGACGGTGCGCGCCCTCGCGCTCTCGACGCCTTGAGCGCGTGCCTCGAAGGATGGCCACAAGCGAAATCGCTCCCGCAAGCGGGGCGCGGTGAAGATCACCGCATGCGCGTGGTCGTCGTCGCAAACGTCTGCGGCTGACCGAATGGATCGAGCTGCTGCTGCAACTGCTGAGGCGGCGGACGACGCACTACGCGATGCCGCTTCTTGACCTTCGCCTTGCGCTTGGCCGCCTTGTCGTCGGCCTTGCTCTCGGTCTTGGCCTTCGCCGGCGCATCCTTCACGGCCGTCGTCGCCGGCTCGTTCAAAGCGGCCAGCTTGGCCGAGGCGGCATCGAGTGCGGAGGAGGCCAGGGCCGCGCTGGGATCGACCGGCGCTGGCTCGCTGGCGGTCGCGGCAGGCTCGGCCGCGGGGATCGACGCCGTGGTGTCGGCCGGGGTGAGCGTGTCGGCGGGCGCCGGCGCTGCGGCCTCCGTCGTCGTCTCGGGCTTCGTTGTCTCGGTCTTCGTTGTCTCGGCCTTGGCCGGTTCGGCGACCGGGACGTCAGCCGGAGGTGCCGCGACCTGGGACTGGGCCTCGGTCTCGGTCGTCAGCACGGCGACCTGGTCGGACTCGCTTTCGGGCAGTCCAATGGTCGGTACCTTGTCGCGCAGCGACGGCTCGGGCTCGGCGGTCGGCTCCGGCTCCGCGCGGAGGACCGCGAGCACCGGCTGGGCCGGCTCGGGAGCCTGCGCGAACACCTGCTCCTGCGGACCGTTCCGCCAGGAGGGGTTGCTGACATACTGCTCGTGGCTCGCCCGCAGCAGTGCGGCGGCGCCCAAGCCGAACACCAGGATGGAGACTGACAGCAGGATCGCGGCAAACAGGAAGCGAAAGCCGGGAAGCATCGAGCGATTGCGAATTTCCGCCCCGGCGGCGAAGAGGCCAGGGCCCAAGAGCCATCTGAACGCGGTGACGGTACTGTTTGCCGCGTTCGCCACGCGGGGATCGAGAGCTCAAATGGGCGGCGAATCAGGCTGATTCGAACATACCGCAACGATTCCGACCCG includes:
- a CDS encoding rhodanese-like domain-containing protein translates to MPQNITRGIKALIDEANAEIETLNAKDAIEISKNGDVVIVDIRDPREIERDGRIPGAFACTRGMLEFWIDPQSPYAKPVFQEDKKFVFHCAGGLRSALAAKTAQDMGLKPVAHIAGGYAAWRDAGGPTEAWEPKKKG
- a CDS encoding vWA domain-containing protein; this encodes MFLQFFTSLRDAQVPVTLREYLTLMEALDADLSDYSVENFYYLSRTSLVKDERNLDKFDRVFGTVFKGLENLLDAMEKAEIPEEWLKKLAEKYLTDEEKKQIEAMGWDKLMETLKKRLEEQKGRHQGGSKWIGTAGTSPFGAHGYNPEGVRIGQEKNRNNRAVKVWDKREFKDLDGNVELGIRNIKVALRRLRKFARTGAPDELDLDTTIRETANHGYLDVHMRPERRNAVKLLVFFDIGGSMDAHIEQVEELFSAAKSEFKHMEYFYFHNCLYEGVWKQNKRRFTDRTPTWDVLHKYPHDYKIVFVGDASMSPYEIMVPGGSVEHVNEEPGSVWLDRIIRTYPHAVWLNPVAQKHWDYSESTTIIKRIFANRMYPITIEGLEGAMKELTH
- the sseA gene encoding 3-mercaptopyruvate sulfurtransferase → MTDTPTDPLVSTEWLAAHINDANVKVLDASFKLPGVLPLPKDDYLAAHLPGAAFFDVDAVSDHSNPLPHMYPSAEQFCRDIGNLGISNADTVVLYDAGGWVAAPRAWWMFLAFGHSNVRILNGGLKKWRAEGRAVESGEVKPKPATFKASYDSNRVRSMQQLIANVESRAEQVIDARAGDRFEGRAPEPRAGIRSGHIPGARNVPYNQLFDAATGTMKPLEDLRAAFTSAGVKLDAPIVTSCGSGVSAGVLTLALYRLGITDTALYDGSWSEWGQEGGPAIATGPA